One stretch of Candidatus Brocadiaceae bacterium DNA includes these proteins:
- a CDS encoding ZIP family metal transporter, translated as MSEAWFYTLASVFAVSLISLVGIFTLAFRKDRLKQALIYLVSFSAGSLLGNALIHLLPEIVNTRGFGLSTSLYLLSGFIIYFIVEKFIRWRHCHIPPTKEHPHPFSFMILFGDAVHNFIDGLIIGASYIVSIPIGVTTTIAVISHEIPQEIGDFGSLLHGGFSKARALFYNFLSAIFSVFGAVIILLLGSHVEGITTFLVPFAAGGFIYVASADLIPELHKEVSVSKSALQLAAFLMGILTMFLLSFLE; from the coding sequence ATGTCTGAGGCGTGGTTCTATACTCTGGCAAGCGTCTTTGCCGTTAGTTTGATTTCCCTGGTAGGGATATTCACTCTCGCGTTTCGGAAAGACCGCTTAAAACAAGCGCTTATTTATCTGGTAAGCTTCTCTGCGGGAAGCTTGCTGGGAAACGCGCTTATTCATCTCTTGCCTGAGATTGTTAATACCAGGGGATTCGGATTAAGCACTTCGCTCTATCTATTAAGCGGCTTTATCATCTATTTCATTGTGGAAAAATTTATTCGATGGAGGCATTGTCACATTCCACCGACAAAAGAACACCCACACCCTTTTTCTTTCATGATTTTATTCGGAGATGCCGTCCACAATTTTATCGATGGTTTGATTATCGGCGCAAGTTATATTGTTAGCATTCCCATCGGCGTCACTACAACCATCGCGGTAATTTCACATGAAATACCTCAGGAAATCGGCGACTTTGGCTCCTTGTTGCACGGAGGCTTCTCAAAAGCAAGGGCGCTGTTTTATAATTTTCTTTCCGCAATATTCTCTGTGTTCGGCGCAGTTATTATTTTGCTTCTTGGCTCTCACGTCGAAGGAATAACGACATTTTTAGTTCCCTTTGCCGCCGGGGGTTTTATTTATGTAGCAAGCGCGGATCTTATACCGGAGCTTCATAAAGAAGTTTCCGTCAGTAAATCTGCCCTGCAGCTGGCTGCTTTTCTCATGGGGATTCTCACCATGTTTTTATTGAGCTTTCTTGAATAA
- a CDS encoding multicopper oxidase domain-containing protein has protein sequence MIPMKRNMSIFAETTIILRSLPKIVFFIAMFIGFAVTSYAEEKFIPGDAKIEEELSLLQKKDLIDKEFHLYVTDGYQDMADGEFIYFWGFTHAKDFADVGEIKTREERASKLLPLKVPGDEIRLTSGKNYVVVLHNAGWYETEEHSGINHVAHTIHFHGLDLIPAFDGVPDLPYPSVFPGEKYRYLLTIPQDIEGSYMGHCHVDTTNHLMAGMYFPLIIEKKPNEIYGYAFDREYTLFMSEVDSEYMEMLRSEGDIRRGLDWKSNYFMLNGRIFMDNMYNPLSTVNDSKTRIVAYEGETILIRLMAIGYNHIFAWHPHGFHGLVIGTDGRRLNSPYEKDTLLIGSGERYDILYKIPDFSSKRKCLSCNYGPGISIAHDHNMMGMVSQGIYPHGPMTIFDVRPKSMKPKNRD, from the coding sequence ATGATTCCAATGAAAAGGAATATGTCCATATTTGCTGAAACAACTATTATATTGAGAAGCTTACCGAAAATAGTATTTTTCATTGCCATGTTTATCGGGTTTGCTGTGACCTCTTACGCAGAAGAAAAATTCATACCCGGAGATGCGAAAATAGAAGAGGAACTTTCTCTATTACAGAAAAAAGATCTGATAGACAAGGAATTTCACCTGTATGTGACAGACGGATACCAGGATATGGCTGATGGAGAATTTATTTATTTCTGGGGATTTACTCATGCAAAGGATTTTGCTGATGTGGGTGAAATAAAAACAAGAGAAGAGAGGGCATCAAAATTACTTCCTTTAAAAGTGCCCGGTGATGAAATCCGCCTTACATCAGGCAAAAATTATGTTGTTGTTTTACATAATGCAGGTTGGTACGAAACAGAAGAACATTCTGGTATTAATCATGTTGCTCATACCATTCATTTCCACGGGTTGGACTTAATACCTGCTTTTGACGGAGTGCCAGACTTACCGTATCCTTCGGTTTTTCCCGGGGAGAAATACCGATATTTGTTAACCATACCACAAGATATTGAGGGGTCGTATATGGGACACTGTCATGTGGATACAACAAATCATCTTATGGCCGGAATGTATTTTCCTCTGATCATAGAAAAAAAACCAAATGAAATATATGGTTATGCTTTTGACAGGGAATATACCCTTTTTATGAGTGAAGTTGATAGTGAATATATGGAGATGCTCCGTTCTGAAGGAGATATCAGGCGTGGGCTTGATTGGAAATCAAATTATTTTATGCTTAATGGCAGGATTTTCATGGACAATATGTATAATCCATTGTCTACAGTTAATGATTCTAAAACAAGAATTGTTGCATACGAAGGAGAAACTATTCTGATCAGATTAATGGCAATAGGGTACAATCACATATTTGCGTGGCATCCACATGGATTCCATGGACTGGTAATTGGCACGGATGGGAGAAGGTTAAACTCTCCATACGAAAAAGATACCTTACTCATTGGATCGGGTGAAAGATACGACATTTTATATAAAATTCCGGATTTTTCTTCCAAAAGAAAATGCCTGTCGTGCAATTATGGACCGGGCATAAGTATTGCTCATGATCATAATATGATGGGAATGGTCAGTCAGGGCATTTACCCCCATGGTCCGATGACCATTTTTGATGTAAGGCCAAAAAGCATGAAACCAAAAAACCGGGACTGA
- a CDS encoding precorrin-8X methylmutase, with translation MKTGIILISHGSKVTSGNDGLFKVADMLRAMKRWDTVETAFLQLAKPGLEEVVKKTVESGIGRLVVMPLLLFKGNHVIKDIPDMLEKEKQKYPQVKFIYTKNIGADERIALIAADRVLEALVDNHYDNGQRIEQPQSIIDESFKIIDTLVDLRSVPDLHRPVIKRAIHATGDTEYASNLIFHPDAVTIGIRLIREGKNIVTDVTMVKAGISKDPIEKFGGRVICKIADASVADEAKRLSKTRAIVAMHHSLKEMNGGIVAIGNAPTALFELIDLIKKGSAKPELVIGIPVGFVGAVEAKQALKDISVPYITNTSRKGGSAVAVSIVNALINMAKEAA, from the coding sequence ATGAAAACTGGTATTATTTTAATCTCGCATGGCAGTAAAGTAACGAGCGGCAATGATGGTTTATTTAAGGTAGCGGATATGCTTCGCGCAATGAAACGGTGGGATACGGTAGAAACGGCATTTCTGCAACTGGCAAAACCTGGCCTGGAGGAGGTCGTTAAAAAAACGGTGGAGAGTGGTATAGGCAGGCTTGTCGTGATGCCATTGCTTTTATTTAAAGGCAATCATGTCATCAAAGATATTCCAGACATGCTGGAAAAGGAAAAGCAAAAATACCCTCAGGTAAAATTCATTTATACGAAAAACATTGGGGCAGATGAACGGATTGCGTTAATAGCTGCAGACCGTGTTCTTGAGGCCCTGGTTGATAATCACTATGATAACGGTCAACGTATCGAGCAACCGCAATCAATTATAGACGAAAGTTTTAAAATAATCGACACACTGGTCGATCTGAGGTCTGTACCTGATTTACACAGGCCTGTCATCAAGCGCGCAATACATGCGACGGGTGATACAGAGTATGCCTCCAATCTTATTTTTCATCCAGATGCCGTTACAATCGGCATTCGATTGATCAGGGAAGGAAAGAATATTGTCACTGATGTAACCATGGTAAAGGCGGGAATCAGCAAGGACCCCATCGAAAAATTCGGCGGACGTGTCATTTGTAAGATAGCGGACGCCTCCGTAGCCGACGAAGCAAAGCGTCTCAGCAAAACTCGAGCCATTGTTGCCATGCATCACTCGTTAAAAGAGATGAATGGAGGGATCGTGGCCATAGGCAATGCCCCTACTGCCCTGTTTGAGCTCATCGACTTGATAAAAAAAGGTTCCGCAAAGCCGGAGCTCGTGATAGGCATTCCCGTAGGCTTTGTAGGAGCGGTTGAAGCAAAGCAGGCATTAAAGGATATCTCTGTCCCGTACATAACCAACACCAGCCGTAAGGGAGGCAGCGCCGTAGCCGTATCAATCGTTAATGCCTTAATCAACATGGCCAAAGAGGCCGCGTAA
- a CDS encoding HDOD domain-containing protein yields MMKKYSIEEILEKAENLSFMPSVISDLMEMVSDIDVNVKEVILTIKKDPGLVARVFKVANSAYYGRAQKANALSDAVVVLGLRGLKTLVIGQAVKHVLTYNNVKELWGHAVKVSLASKVLSKFLHGDTSEDIVVGGLMHDIGKAFIAGVYPETLPFINERIKDERVTSVDAEKSILGFDHTVVGSLITEKWNFPLKFVEMIKYHHSEGDTEIPSIEDQVFLNTIKLGDRITNDCGSAPDFREEDFLEKLRCFPELNNAGEDDLFVFIKEIKTEWGASRNENLL; encoded by the coding sequence ATGATGAAAAAATATAGTATTGAAGAGATTTTAGAAAAAGCCGAGAATCTTTCCTTTATGCCATCTGTTATATCAGACCTTATGGAAATGGTTTCTGATATTGACGTAAACGTGAAAGAAGTAATTTTAACGATAAAAAAGGATCCGGGGCTTGTTGCCAGGGTATTTAAGGTTGCTAATTCCGCATATTATGGTCGGGCGCAAAAGGCGAATGCGTTATCAGATGCAGTTGTTGTGTTGGGGCTGCGCGGGTTAAAGACCCTTGTTATTGGCCAGGCGGTAAAGCACGTATTAACCTATAACAATGTCAAGGAGTTATGGGGACATGCGGTAAAGGTTTCCCTTGCTTCAAAGGTTTTATCAAAGTTTTTGCATGGTGATACATCAGAAGACATTGTTGTTGGGGGTCTGATGCACGATATTGGAAAAGCATTTATTGCAGGCGTATATCCGGAGACATTGCCATTCATTAATGAGAGGATTAAGGATGAACGGGTAACCAGCGTAGATGCGGAGAAAAGTATTTTAGGTTTTGATCACACGGTCGTCGGATCATTGATAACTGAAAAATGGAATTTTCCTTTGAAATTTGTTGAGATGATAAAATATCACCACAGTGAGGGTGATACTGAAATTCCTTCAATAGAGGATCAGGTGTTTTTAAATACTATCAAACTTGGGGATAGAATAACGAATGACTGTGGCAGTGCGCCGGATTTCCGTGAGGAAGATTTTCTTGAAAAACTACGGTGTTTTCCTGAACTGAATAATGCCGGGGAAGATGATTTATTCGTCTTTATCAAAGAAATTAAAACTGAATGGGGAGCCAGTCGCAACGAAAATTTGCTATAG
- a CDS encoding HAD family hydrolase yields the protein MPFKAILFDLDGTLLDTLEDLGNSMNRVLQRNKFPTHQVSAYRNFVGEGITMLVKRALPREKLDSDTIRACIQAFQEDYARNWNVKTKPYEGISETLDTLLERNMKLAILSNKPDYFTKACVSEFLPSWPFEIVLGQQDSIPLKPDPAGAIKIAEHLKIARENILYLGDTAIDMQTAVSAGMYPVGALWGFRTEKELTDSGARILIKRPEEIITSILH from the coding sequence ATGCCCTTTAAAGCAATACTTTTTGATCTAGACGGAACACTGCTTGATACATTAGAAGATCTTGGGAATTCAATGAACCGTGTATTACAGAGAAACAAATTCCCCACCCATCAGGTAAGCGCCTATCGCAACTTTGTCGGCGAAGGAATAACGATGCTTGTAAAACGTGCACTGCCCCGGGAAAAACTTGACAGCGATACTATCCGCGCTTGCATACAGGCATTTCAAGAAGATTATGCTCGGAACTGGAACGTAAAAACCAAACCTTACGAAGGTATTTCGGAAACTCTTGACACATTGCTGGAACGCAACATGAAATTGGCAATTTTATCAAACAAACCGGATTATTTTACCAAGGCATGTGTATCAGAATTTCTTCCGAGCTGGCCATTCGAAATAGTTTTGGGGCAGCAGGATTCAATTCCTTTAAAACCAGACCCTGCAGGAGCCATCAAAATAGCAGAGCATTTAAAAATTGCAAGGGAAAACATACTTTATCTGGGAGACACTGCCATTGATATGCAGACTGCCGTAAGTGCCGGCATGTACCCCGTGGGAGCTCTTTGGGGTTTCAGGACGGAAAAGGAATTGACGGATAGCGGCGCAAGGATACTCATTAAAAGGCCGGAGGAAATAATAACAAGTATCCTGCATTAA
- a CDS encoding response regulator — protein sequence MKKQIMIIEDEKDFHEMYAMTFKDEGYNLIHAFDGEEAMQLLEESRPDLIILDMVMDMVTGDTVFLHLKGMQEFADIPVIIVSSMPEKKYLGLKKIDPDFTYVNKEDLTKDTLLKEVKKRLGL from the coding sequence ATGAAAAAGCAAATAATGATAATTGAGGATGAAAAAGACTTTCATGAAATGTATGCCATGACGTTTAAAGATGAAGGCTATAACTTAATTCATGCTTTTGACGGCGAGGAAGCAATGCAGCTATTGGAGGAGAGTCGTCCAGATTTAATAATTCTGGACATGGTTATGGATATGGTTACAGGCGACACCGTATTCCTGCACCTGAAAGGCATGCAGGAATTTGCGGACATTCCGGTAATCATAGTGAGTTCTATGCCAGAAAAGAAATACCTGGGCCTTAAAAAAATAGATCCGGATTTCACATACGTTAACAAAGAAGATCTTACAAAAGATACTTTGCTGAAAGAAGTAAAAAAGAGACTGGGCTTGTAA
- a CDS encoding IS66 family transposase: MTINNINIDATLEKVKKLLSEEKELSPTMRSMVELLVVLVTLLANRLNVNSSNSSKPPSSDPNRKRVRKENGEKKPGGQKGRVGVTLQKVEEPDKVEVIKIDRRKLPPGNYREAGYESRQVFDIDISRIVTEYRAQILEDGKGDRFVASFPKEVTKAVQYGMGVKAHAVYMSQFQLIPYKRVQEYFREQLGIPVSEGSIYNFNQEAFGLLESFEEKAKERLARSDLLHVDETGIAMNGERRWLHCTSNGSWTYFFPHEKRGTDAMNTIGILPKFRGILCHDHWKPYYTYDCTHALCNAHHLRELTGVWEEDKQQWAKDTRVLLEEINRAVNDAGGFLETSESEKYRQRYRSIVKNAEAECPPPDETNRKGKRGRVKRTKARNLLERLIEYENDVLRFMENEIVPFTNNLGENDIRMTKVHQKISGCFRSMEGAKIFCRIRSYLSTCRKQGVSSSQGLEILFRGELPDFV; the protein is encoded by the coding sequence TTGACGATAAACAACATTAATATTGATGCAACGCTCGAAAAAGTGAAGAAACTTCTTTCTGAAGAGAAAGAGTTGTCACCAACCATGCGGTCTATGGTTGAGCTGCTGGTAGTACTGGTGACGTTACTGGCAAATCGCTTAAACGTGAACAGTAGTAATAGTAGCAAGCCGCCATCAAGTGATCCGAATCGCAAGAGAGTGCGCAAGGAGAACGGGGAGAAAAAGCCAGGCGGTCAAAAAGGTCGTGTGGGTGTAACCCTTCAAAAGGTCGAGGAGCCAGATAAGGTTGAGGTCATCAAAATTGACCGGAGAAAACTCCCGCCGGGAAACTATAGGGAGGCAGGTTATGAATCACGGCAGGTATTCGATATTGATATTTCAAGAATCGTAACGGAATATCGTGCGCAGATCCTTGAAGATGGTAAAGGGGATCGATTTGTAGCGTCTTTTCCTAAGGAAGTGACAAAGGCAGTGCAGTATGGAATGGGAGTGAAAGCACATGCAGTGTATATGTCACAATTTCAATTGATTCCTTATAAGAGAGTACAGGAGTATTTTCGAGAGCAACTCGGGATACCGGTGAGCGAAGGTTCCATTTACAACTTTAATCAAGAAGCATTCGGTTTATTGGAGAGCTTTGAAGAAAAAGCCAAAGAGAGGCTTGCCCGCTCAGATTTGCTCCATGTTGATGAAACGGGCATTGCCATGAATGGGGAAAGGCGTTGGCTGCATTGTACCTCCAATGGTTCATGGACGTACTTTTTCCCCCATGAGAAACGGGGAACTGATGCGATGAATACGATAGGGATATTACCCAAATTCAGGGGAATTCTTTGTCACGACCACTGGAAGCCGTATTACACGTATGATTGTACCCATGCATTATGTAATGCCCACCACTTAAGAGAATTGACAGGGGTATGGGAAGAAGACAAGCAGCAATGGGCAAAAGATACGAGAGTCTTGCTCGAAGAGATAAATCGCGCAGTAAATGATGCGGGAGGTTTTTTAGAAACCAGTGAGTCTGAAAAATACCGACAAAGGTATCGCTCGATAGTAAAAAATGCGGAAGCTGAATGTCCCCCACCTGATGAAACGAACAGAAAAGGGAAAAGGGGGAGAGTGAAAAGGACAAAAGCCCGGAATCTTCTGGAGCGATTGATAGAATACGAGAATGATGTGCTAAGATTTATGGAAAATGAAATTGTGCCCTTCACAAACAATTTAGGTGAAAATGATATCAGGATGACAAAGGTTCACCAGAAAATATCTGGCTGTTTCCGTTCTATGGAAGGCGCCAAAATTTTCTGTCGTATTCGTAGTTATCTCTCTACCTGTAGAAAGCAAGGGGTAAGCTCAAGCCAGGGCTTAGAAATATTATTTCGAGGTGAATTGCCTGATTTTGTTTGA
- the cbiE gene encoding precorrin-6y C5,15-methyltransferase (decarboxylating) subunit CbiE, translated as MAEQNTNKVIIVGCGPGIKGYISPKALYNIKKADILVGSLRLLKLFPGINVQKIVLEKNYRQLVDMIARRYTTKQVVVLVSGDPCFFSYTKMIVKKLGPKSCTIIPGVSSIQLAFASIGECWEDACFISLHGRKTEYGQLIKKVREYSKVGILTDRINSPSAIARQLLEAGIQKRKMFVCENLSLPEENVREFDLSSALKTNTNGSTVIIIVNNKK; from the coding sequence ATGGCTGAACAAAACACAAACAAGGTAATTATTGTAGGATGTGGCCCCGGAATAAAAGGCTATATTTCCCCAAAAGCCCTTTACAACATTAAAAAGGCAGATATTCTCGTGGGAAGTTTACGTTTGTTAAAACTCTTTCCGGGCATCAATGTTCAAAAAATCGTATTAGAAAAAAACTACCGGCAACTTGTAGATATGATTGCCCGGCGTTATACAACAAAACAGGTGGTAGTGCTGGTAAGTGGAGATCCATGCTTTTTCAGTTACACGAAAATGATTGTAAAAAAATTGGGACCAAAATCCTGCACAATTATCCCGGGAGTGAGCAGCATACAACTTGCCTTCGCGTCAATCGGAGAATGCTGGGAAGACGCCTGCTTCATCAGTCTGCATGGAAGAAAAACGGAATACGGTCAACTCATCAAAAAGGTAAGGGAATACAGCAAGGTTGGAATATTAACGGATCGTATAAATTCCCCTTCGGCAATAGCCCGTCAATTATTGGAAGCAGGAATTCAGAAAAGAAAGATGTTTGTTTGTGAAAATCTTTCTCTGCCGGAGGAAAATGTCCGGGAGTTTGATCTGAGTTCCGCGTTGAAAACGAATACAAACGGTTCAACCGTTATAATTATAGTAAATAACAAAAAATGA
- the cbiD gene encoding cobalt-precorrin-5B (C(1))-methyltransferase CbiD, with the protein MSLRTGYTTGSCATAAAKAAAIGLMRGNIPDEIDISTPIGIQLKLNIIQKYLSSGASECAVRKDAGDDPDVTNGCIVHARLERGKAMTIEIEGGAGVGRVTKPGLQIPVGHAAINPVPRRMIEEAVREVTGNSTGIKVIISVPEGKSLGEKTFNPKLGIIGGISIIGTTGIVRPMSDDAFKTSLLCGLDIAKGMGFETVVLVPGSLGERSLLKNIHIPREQVVQISNFIGFMLDASKERSFKKVILAGHPGKLVKLLRGDFYTHSSVSKPANDIILKIIQQKGLSNKLFHNAKELSTIEGIIELFRETNTLDVMKDVAERIETAVITYTQNAFTVGVILFDMKGSIIGISDNAQTWLNKTQTR; encoded by the coding sequence ATGTCTTTACGAACTGGCTATACAACGGGAAGTTGCGCAACTGCGGCGGCCAAGGCTGCGGCAATCGGCTTAATGCGCGGAAACATCCCCGATGAAATTGATATTTCTACTCCGATCGGCATACAACTGAAACTGAATATTATTCAAAAATATTTGTCTTCCGGCGCTTCAGAATGCGCTGTAAGAAAAGACGCGGGAGACGACCCCGATGTTACGAACGGGTGTATCGTTCATGCACGACTGGAACGAGGCAAAGCGATGACAATAGAAATCGAAGGTGGCGCAGGCGTCGGCAGGGTGACAAAGCCCGGTCTGCAGATACCTGTAGGCCACGCGGCAATTAATCCGGTACCAAGACGTATGATAGAAGAAGCGGTCCGTGAAGTTACGGGAAACAGTACAGGAATAAAAGTAATCATTTCGGTACCTGAAGGAAAATCCCTGGGAGAAAAAACATTTAACCCAAAACTCGGCATCATCGGCGGTATTTCCATCATAGGAACGACCGGCATTGTTCGCCCCATGTCGGACGACGCCTTTAAAACATCACTGCTCTGCGGACTAGATATTGCGAAAGGAATGGGATTCGAAACCGTTGTTTTAGTGCCCGGCAGTCTGGGAGAACGTTCGCTTCTCAAAAACATTCATATTCCTCGGGAACAGGTTGTTCAGATAAGCAATTTTATCGGGTTTATGTTAGATGCTTCAAAGGAAAGAAGCTTTAAGAAGGTCATACTTGCAGGACATCCGGGCAAACTTGTCAAATTATTGCGGGGAGATTTTTATACCCATAGCAGCGTTTCAAAACCCGCAAACGACATCATTCTGAAAATCATACAACAGAAAGGCCTTTCAAACAAACTATTTCATAATGCAAAAGAACTTTCCACGATAGAGGGAATCATCGAATTATTCAGAGAAACGAATACCTTGGACGTCATGAAAGATGTCGCAGAAAGAATAGAAACAGCAGTGATCACTTATACACAGAATGCATTTACTGTCGGTGTGATTTTATTTGATATGAAAGGCTCCATTATCGGCATTTCGGATAATGCTCAAACATGGCTGAACAAAACACAAACAAGGTAA
- the dusB gene encoding tRNA dihydrouridine synthase DusB, giving the protein MVIEKKTTHPYKSFFSVGNIPIHGDLILAPMAGFSDVPYRLICKEFGMAMSYTEVISMSGVLWQNKKTYQLLRFKENERPITFQIVGNDEDKLVKACQMIETLGPDIIDINMGCSVSDITSKGAGAGLLKTPAKIGRIFKKLTRILHVPVTGKIRLGWDNKSRNYLETAKILEDNGASLIAVHGRTRSQHFSGQADWDAIAEIKQTIKIPVIGNGDVTCPADIARIKLHTNCDGVMIGRAAIGHPWIFQYKDRKQVAPHTKIELIRKHLSLMQEYYGRDIGVILFRKHAVKYILGMPNATELRPSLVTCKKIPEIIELIASHMNRIQKYEAA; this is encoded by the coding sequence GTGGTTATTGAGAAAAAAACAACACATCCCTATAAATCATTCTTTTCTGTAGGAAATATTCCCATACATGGAGATTTAATCCTGGCTCCCATGGCCGGATTTTCGGATGTTCCGTACCGGCTCATCTGCAAAGAATTTGGCATGGCAATGAGCTATACCGAAGTAATCTCCATGTCAGGCGTGTTATGGCAAAACAAGAAGACCTATCAACTCCTTCGTTTTAAAGAAAACGAGAGGCCCATCACCTTTCAAATTGTTGGAAATGATGAAGATAAGCTTGTTAAAGCATGCCAAATGATAGAAACCCTGGGTCCTGACATAATTGACATTAACATGGGCTGTTCAGTATCGGATATCACCAGTAAAGGTGCAGGCGCGGGACTCCTTAAGACACCTGCCAAGATTGGCAGGATTTTTAAGAAACTCACCAGAATACTCCACGTCCCGGTAACAGGAAAAATTCGATTGGGATGGGACAATAAATCACGTAATTATCTGGAAACAGCGAAAATTCTCGAGGACAATGGCGCATCTCTTATTGCCGTCCATGGCCGGACAAGATCACAGCATTTTTCAGGACAGGCGGATTGGGACGCGATTGCAGAAATCAAACAGACGATCAAGATACCGGTTATCGGAAATGGAGATGTAACGTGTCCTGCGGACATTGCGCGCATAAAACTTCACACCAATTGTGACGGAGTGATGATCGGGCGCGCTGCCATCGGACATCCCTGGATTTTTCAATACAAGGACAGAAAACAAGTCGCACCCCACACAAAGATAGAACTTATCCGAAAACATCTGTCGCTTATGCAGGAATATTATGGGAGGGATATTGGTGTTATCCTATTCCGTAAACACGCCGTAAAGTACATTCTAGGTATGCCAAACGCCACGGAACTCCGTCCATCCCTGGTAACCTGCAAAAAAATACCTGAAATTATCGAGTTGATAGCCTCTCACATGAACAGGATTCAAAAATATGAAGCGGCATGA
- the cobI gene encoding precorrin-2 C(20)-methyltransferase, with protein MKSGKFYGIGLGPGDPELLTVKAILTIQRSDILFVPKSDTKDESLALEIVKEYVKGKKIIEQVYPMTKEKTTLNAAWNKAAKEICAAILGGNNVVYLTLGDPMTFSTYIYLLRHLQTMVPDDTIHTIPGITSYNAAACMGNYPLLKGEERLAVIPVPKNITELRPILETFHTVVLMKVAKKLEEVIQLLEDMKLTENVLFASYIGQKNAFITCDLVSLKGRGKGYMSVLIIKK; from the coding sequence ATGAAATCTGGCAAGTTTTACGGCATTGGTCTTGGGCCCGGCGATCCTGAACTCCTCACAGTAAAGGCAATACTCACGATTCAAAGATCGGACATACTATTTGTCCCGAAATCCGACACCAAGGATGAAAGCCTGGCGCTGGAAATCGTGAAAGAATACGTAAAGGGAAAAAAGATAATCGAACAGGTGTACCCAATGACAAAAGAAAAAACAACCTTAAACGCCGCATGGAATAAAGCCGCAAAGGAAATCTGTGCCGCAATTCTTGGTGGAAACAATGTTGTTTATCTGACATTAGGGGACCCGATGACCTTCAGCACCTATATTTATTTGTTACGTCATTTACAGACCATGGTACCAGATGACACCATCCATACGATTCCCGGCATTACCTCATATAATGCAGCCGCATGCATGGGAAACTATCCCTTATTGAAGGGAGAAGAACGGTTGGCGGTAATTCCGGTACCAAAGAATATCACTGAATTACGACCAATACTGGAAACCTTTCATACCGTAGTTTTGATGAAAGTCGCAAAAAAACTGGAAGAAGTCATACAACTTCTCGAAGACATGAAATTAACTGAAAATGTGTTATTCGCTTCTTACATCGGGCAAAAAAATGCTTTTATTACCTGCGACCTTGTATCATTGAAAGGCAGGGGAAAGGGTTATATGTCCGTTTTGATTATAAAAAAATGA